The genomic interval GTCGTAGTGGCCGGCCTTGCGCACCAGGGCCGCATGGTACAGCGGCACCAGCGGTGCCCCCTGCCCGCCCGCCTTGACGTCGGCGGAGCGGAAATCGTTGACCACGTCGATGCCGGTCAGCCGCGCCAACAGCGCGCCGTCGCCGATCTGCCAAGTCCAGCGCTGCGCCGGGCGGTGCAGGATGGTCTGACCGTGGAAACCGATGAGCGCCACCTGGCGGGCGTGCAGGCCCGCCTTCGCGAGCAGCGCCTTGACCGCATCTGCATGAGCCTCGGTCAGGCGGCGCTCGGCGTCGCGAATGGAATACGGTACCGGCGCGCCGGCAGCGACGGTCTGCGCGTCGTCCAGCGCCTGGCGCAGCAGGGCGCGCATTTCGGGATCGTAGGGCAGGCCGAGCGCCGGGCCGGGGACGGCGATGTCCTCGCCGTCGGTCTCCACCAGCGCCGCATCGACGCCGTCGAGCGACGTTCCGCTCATGAGACCTATGATTTTCTGAACATCGGCCATTGTGCTACACACCCTGCCCTTCCAAGCCCGTCATCGCCCGGCTTGTCCGGGCGACCCATTTTTCCGGTAAGAAAATTGGGTCGCCCGCATAAAGCGGGCGATGACGAGATGGAGGAATAACACGACAACCCCCTGCATCGAGTAATTTCCATGCCGCCCGCGCCCGCGTTCCGCTCCGACTTCCTCCGCACCTTCGTGGAGCGCGGCGCCTATTACGACTGCTCGGCGCCGGAGGACCTCGACGCCCTGTTCCTGAAGGAGCGGGTCACCGCCTATATCGGCTTCGACTGCACCGCCAAGTCGATGCATATCGGCAACCTCGTGCAGCTCATGACCCTGCGGCGGCTGCAGCAGGCGGGGCACCGGCCGATCCTGTTGATGGGCGGCGGCACGACCAAGGCCGGCGATCCCTCCGGCAAGGACGAGACCCGGCTGATCCTGACGCCGGAGCAGATCGAGGAGAACAAGCAGAGCATGCTGTCGGGCGTGCGGCACCTGCTCAAATTCGGCGACGGCCCGAGCGACGCGATCATGGTCGACAATGCCGAATGGCTCGACAAGCTCGAATACATCCCGTTCCTGCGCGAGGTCGGCAGGCATTTCTCGGTCAACCGGATGCTGACCATGGACAGCGTGAAGCTGCGCCTCGACCGCGAGCAGCCGATGAGCTTCCTGGAATTCAACTACTCGATCATGCAGGCCTACGACTATGTCGAGCTCTACAAGCGCTTCGGCTGCCGGCTGCAGTCGAGCGGCTCGGACCAGTGGGGCAATGTCGTGTCGGGCATCGATCTCGGGCGGCGGATGGAGAACGTCCAGCTCTTCGGGCTGACGACGCCGCTGATCACCACCTCGTCGGGCGCAAAGATGGGCAAATCGGTGTCGGGCGCGGTGTGGCTGAACAAGGAGATGCTGAGCGTCTACGACTACTGGCAGTTCTGGCGCAACACCGAGGACGGCGATGTCGGCCGCTTCCTGCGCATCTTCACCGATATGCCGCTCGCCGAGATCGCGCGGCTGGAGGCGCTTCAGGGCGCGGAGCTGAACAACGCCAAGAAGATCCTGGCGACGGAAGCGACGGCGGTGCTGCACGGCCGCGCCGCCGCCGACGCGGCGGCGGCGACGGCGCGGCGGACTTTCGAGGAAGGCGCGCTGGCGGAGGGCTTGCCGACGGTCACGGCGAAACTGCCGGAGGGCATCTTGAACCTCGCGGTGGCGACGGGGCTGGCAGCGTCGAATTCCGAGGCGCGCAAGCTGATCGCGAACAACGGCCTTAAGCTGAACGACGTTGCGGTGAGCGATCCCAGGCTGATCGTCGAGCCGTCGGCGCTGACCGCGGACGGCGTGCTGAAGCTGTCGAGCGGCAAGAAGAAGCATGTGCTGGTGAGGCCGATCTAAATCGTCACCGCCGCCCTCGTGCCGGCGACCCATACGCACGATCGGCGGGCGTGTTAATGGGTGGCCGCCACAAGGGCGCCCATGACGATAGAAGTTAGTGCGGCGGCTTTTCCTGCGGCGGTGCCGGCGCCGCGTTCGACGGGGCGTTCGCGGCGCTGGGCATGTCGCCTTCGAAGATGCGACGGAAGAAGCCGGGCGTCACCATCGACAGGGGATTGATGCTGACCTGCGGCTCGTCGGCATTGCCCTCGACGCTGTAGACCATGCCGATGATGCCCTCGCCCGGCTTGGAGACCAGCAGATCGCCGAGCAGCGGGATGACGCCGAGTGCGCTGTTGATGCCGAACAGCGGCACCAGCGTACCCTTGAGCGCGATCTCGTTCTTGGGCCGGTCGATATAGCCTTCGGCGCTGACGCCGATCGCCGGGCCGGTGGCGCGCGCGTTGAGGATGCCCCAGACGCCGTTCCTGGCGGTGAACGGAACCTTCAGGTCGTCGACCTCGATGCCGCCGCCCTGCATCAAGTTGCCGAATCCGACGAGCGAGCCGGCGCTGAACAGCCGCGCCAGGAAGGGCTGGTTGAGCAGGCGGAAATCCTTGAGGCGCACCGTGCCCTCATAGTCGTTCGCAGGGTCGGTCGCCGTCGCCGGCGACGCCGCGGCGGGACCGTGCAACGTAGCCTGAAGGTCGAGCTTGCCGCCCTTGATGCTCGCGAAGCCGAACAGGCCGTGGGCCAGCGTGCCGAAATCGTTGGTCTGCAGCGTCAGCCGGCGGTCATTGCCGGACGGCGCGATGCTGCCGTTGAGCGTTCCGGTCTTTCCGATCCGGCCCGACAGCGTCATCGCCGCGGGACGCTCCGCCGTACCGCTGACGTCGAGCGCGAAAGGCGCGATGGCGACGCCGCTGCGCAGCGCGAGGCGGTCGAGCTTCGCATTGATGTGAAAAGGCTCGTCGAAGGTGGTCTTGGCGGCCGGCGATGCCGGATCCTTGGCGGCACCGCTGCCGCGGCGCGCGATCTGCGTGCCGTCCAGGGAGCGGCCATGGACAGCGATGTCGAGCCCGGCCAGGCCGCGGGCCAGGCCGAAGGCAAAGTCGTTGGCGGCACCCGATTTTATCGACGGCGCGTTTAGCGAGACCAGCCTTCCGTTGTCGTCGAAGGCGGCGGTCATCGCGGCCTGGAGGCTGGGGCCGGCGATGGTGACGTTCGCGCTGCGCAGCATGCTGCCCGCCCCGAAGGCCAGCAGCGCGTGCGCCGAAGCCGGAAAGCCCATGGGCTTGCTGATGCCCAGGAGATCGAGCGAGAGCGTCGAAGGCGTGAGATCGAGCGCGAGATCGCCGGCGACGAGCTGCCCGCGCTTGCCGGTCAGCGTGCCGGCGACGCCCACAGGGCCTTTCAGATAGTCGACAGCGTGGAAGCCCAGCGCGTCGCGGCCGGCCTGGTCGAGCAGGCCTTTGATGCCGACCACGGTGGTGACGGCACCGGCGGACTTGAAGTCTTCCACCCAGTCGATGGCGAGGCGCGACGTCGCGAGGCCGGCGCTGCCATAGGCGTGCAGGTGCGTGTTGTCGATATCGAAGGTCACCGCGCCGTCGCTCAGCCGCGTGTTCTTGCCGAGCGAAATGCCGAAGCCGGTCGAGACGGCTTTGATCCCGATTGCGATGTCGTCGATGCTCAGGTCCTTGCGCATCGGCAGATGGACCGTGAGGTCGATCGCGGCCTTGCCCTCCGTCGCGTCGGGGTCGATGCCGAAGCGCGTGGCGTAGTTCAGCGGCTTCAGGTCGGTCAGCTTGAGGATGTCGGTCATCGAGCCGTCGATATGGGCCGAGATGTCGCCGGGCGAGCCGGGGGCGCTGAGATCGGGAATGGCGGCGCGGCCTTTGGACAGCAGAAGCGGGCCGATGCGCGCGCGCAGGATGTCCGCGCCGAAGGAGTTTCCCGTCAGCTTCGCATTGGCGTTGACGCCCGTCATATGCGTCAGGCCCTGGACGTAGTTCAGCTCGGCATTGGTGATCGGAAAGGTCATCAGCAGCGCGCCGTCGGGAAGCACCGGAAGATCGAGCGCGCCGGCCGGCAGATGGGTCTCGAACACGACGGGACCGAGCGTTCCGGCGAAGATATTGCCCGCGATCCAGTCGCGGGCGCCGCCGCCGATGTCGAGGGGCCAGTAGTGCAGCATGTCGCGAATGGCGAGCGGTTCGATGCGGCCCTTCAGGTCCATCACAGGCGATTGCTTGTCCACCAGCGTGATCCGGCCCGACGCGGCGAGCACCAGCGCGCCGCCCGTCGTGCTCAACCGATCGATCAGGACATCGTGCGTCGCCGGGACATAGCTGCCCTTGATCTGCGCCAACGGCACGAAGACGGGCTGCGCGAAGGTCCCGGGTATCTGAAGCGCGGTCTTGTCGGCGGTGAGATCGACGCCGAGGCGCGAGATCGCGCCGCTCGAATCATAGATAAGGTCCATGCCGCCCACGAGATGGGCGCGCAGCCGGTCCGAGACGAGCGAGGCGTCGGCGAGCGAGAGACGCGCCGTGGAGCGGTCGTAGCGTCCGGACAGATGGAGCGAGGTCACGCGGACCGGTCCGCGCACACCGACCATCGAGGCGGTGCCCGAACCGTCGAGCGAGAAATCGGCGTTCAGCAGATGCGAGCCCGAAACGGCGAAGTCGGACGAGAAGTCGGCCGTCATCGCGACGCTGGAAAGGAAGGCGAACATCTTGGCGTTGCGCCCCAGCGCCGCGACGTCGAGATGATGCACTTCGATTCGGCCCCTGACCGGCCCGGTGCTCGGCGGCAGGCGCAGCTCGCCCGCGATATGCGCGGCGCGGCCCGAGACCTCGATATCGGCCTCGATCGAGGCGACCAGATCGGGCCCGGAATTCGCGATGCGGACGTCGGCCTTGGGCGCCACGAGGAAAAGCCCGGTGGTCTCGTCGAGGAAGGCAACGCGCGCGTCGCGCACCGCGAAGGATTCGAGCGAGGAGGCGCTGGAGCTGTTCTTGTTGATGGCGTCGGTGATGCGGCTGATGATGTCCTTCTGGCTGTCGTCATGGTCGACGCCGAGGCGCAGCGTGCCGTCGGCGTTGCGCACCATCGTGAGCTGCACGCCGACCAGCGTAATGCGTGTGACGACGACGTCGCCCTTCAGGAAGGGCTGGGCCGCGAGATCGATGTCAGCCTGCGGCGCCTGGGCGATGATGCGGCCCTTGGAGTCGAAGACCCGTGCACCCAGGACGACGAGATTGACCCGGCCCTGGTCGCGCGACCATTCGACGGCCGCCTGGTCGTATTTGACCGTGATGCCCGGCAGCGCGTGGGCCAGGGCGTCGGAAATCTGTCCCGAGAGCGGGCCGAGCGAGATCGGGCCGACCAGAAGGCGCAGCGCCGCACCCACCGCGAAGAACAGGACGGCAACACCCAGCGCCGACACGATCAGGGCCGTGCGGCTGATATGGTGCGACTTCACGTAGCGGCCGACAAAAGAGGCGTTCCAGGCCTCCGCCAGGGTCGCCCGGACGGCAGCACCACGATCAGCGCCAACGGGGTGGTCTTGGGTCAACGGACCTTCCTCTAACCCCCGGAAAATTGCGGATAAAGCAGGCCCTCGCTTGGCCCGCGATCTCAATTCAGGTATCAGCTTATGGCCCATAGTTAAGGGCCGGGTAAACGCCTCATCTCACCGACGAGACACCATGGACCTCAAACCCGGCGACAAGGCCCCGAAGTTCCGCCTTGCGGCCGACGCCGGCGGGGAAATATCGACCGCCAGTCTGAAAGGAAAGCCCTTCGTCCTTTACTTCTATCCCAAGGACGACACGGCGGGCTGCACCAAGGAGGCGATCGGGTTTTCCGAGAGTCTCAAGACGTTCGAAAAGCTGGGCGTTTCGGTGATCGGCGTGTCGAAGGACACGGTGGCCAGCCACGACCGGTTCAAGGCCAAATACAAGCTGAAAACCGCCCTGGCGTCCGATCCGGAGACCCAGACGGCCGCCGATTACGGGGTCTGGGTGGAGAAGAGCATGTACGGCCGTAAATACATGGGCATGGAACGGGCGACCTTCCTGGTCGACGCCAAGGGCGTCATCCGCCATATCTGGCGCAAGGTGAAGGTCGCGGGCCATGTCGCGGACGTGCTGGCGGAGGCGAAAAAGCTCGCATGAAACCGCACGAGCCGCGCCGGGGGATCGGCCCAAGGTTAACCTCAAGGTCGTTTTTCTGGGGTAAGAGCTTGATTCGACGCCGACACTTAAGTGAAATGCGCCCGGTCGGGTTTGGCGCAAAAGACGCAAGCAAGGGAAATGAAGGCATGGCGGGGACGCTCGTCGAGCGCGTCTGGGCTTGGCTCCATGAGACGTTTCCGGAGCGGCAGGTCTACATCCGCAGCGATGGGCGGGTGCAATTCTTCACCTTCGGGCCGACGCTTCAGGCCACGCTTGCCGGCCTCTCCCTGATCTTCCTTGGCTGGGTCGCATTCGCCACCGTCAACGTCATCTTCAAGGACCGGATCATCGCGGCGAAGGATCGTCGCGCCCAGCAGATGCAGCTGGCCTATGAGAATCGGCTGTCCGACCTCCAGCTTTCCTACGACGAGCTGAACGGCGCCGTGGTCGGCGCGGAGGATCGCTTCACCGCGGTCGCCAGCGAGCTGCAGACCAAGCAGAACACCATCATGAAGTTCCTCGACCGCCGCCGGCAGGTCGACGCCACGATCGCCAGCCTGAACGGCAACGGCGTGCGCATCGGGGCCGCCACGGCACCCCCCGCCGACGCCGGCGACAACGGCGCACCCAGCGACAGCATCGAAGGGATGCCGCCGCCGCCCGGCGCAGCGCCGATCGACGCCAGCGGCTCGTCCGAACTTTCCGTCATGCCGCAGCCGCCGGCGCCGCAGCCGCGCACCGCCAAGCCGACCAAGGCGAGCTTCCTGGATTTCGGCGGCGCCGTGGATCACATCAAGGGCCTTCTGTTCGGTTCCAGACCGTCATCACCGACGGCGCCTTCGTCGGCGACCTTCGCCCAGCACCCGGCCTTGCGCGTGCTCGCCGAGCAGACGACCCGCGTGGCGCAGATCGGCCTGGTCGAGACTCAGTTGATGGCGCGGACGCAGAACGAGGTCGCCGAGGGCGTCGCGCGCATTCAGAACGTCATCCGCCACACCGGCATCAATCCCGACGACTACACCCGCCGCCTGGCGGCCGTCGAAGGCGTCGGCGGACCGGAAATGCCGCTCTCCGACGTGCGCGTCGACGGAATTGCCGATCAGGCCTTCACCAATGCCTATCTGCGCGCCTCCGCCGTGCTCGACCAGATGAATTCGCTGCTGGGCGCGATGCGCCACATCCCCCTGACCACGCCGGTCGCCGGCCCGCAATTCGAGCGCACCAGCGGATTCGGCGCCCGCATCGATCCGTTTACCGGGCGTTATTCCTTCCATCCCGGCGTCGATTTCGCTGGCCCGTGGGGCTCGATCATCGAATCGACGGCGCCGGGCACCGTGGTGTTCGCGGGCGACCGCGGCGGATATGGAAACATGGTTGAAATTGACCATGGTTTCGGAATCCATACACGCTACGGCCATATGTCATCGATTCTTGTGCACGTAGGGTCTAAGGTCGCCAAAGGATCGCCCATCGGCAGACTCGGATCGACGGGGCGCAGTACCGGACCGCATGTTCACTACGAGGTCTGGTACGACAACGTGATGAGAAACCCGAGCACCTTTATCGAGGCAGGTCGCCATGTTTTCGAGTAAGAAGGACAAAGACGCCGCTCCCCCGCCCGTACCGATGAACGTTCCGCCCGCCAAGCGCGCGGCCCGTTCCTCGGCGCCGTCGATCATCAGCGCCGACCTGGTCGTGAACGGCACGCTGATCTCGACCGGCGACATCCAGATCGACGGCCGCGTCGAGGGCGATGTGCGCTCCGCCGGTCTCGTGATCGGCGACAAGGCCTTCATCCATGGCGAGATCCTCGCCGAGGAATTGACCGTCCGCGGCCGCGTGCAGGGCTCCATCCGCGCGCGCAAGGTCTTGCTCTGCGCCACCAGCCATGTCGAAGGCAACATCCTGCACGAGGCCTTCGCGGTCGAGACCGGCGCCTTTTTCGAGGGCAATTGCCGTCACGCCGACAATCCGCTGGCCGACGATGCCGTCAACAAGAAACCGACCGAATTCCGTTCCACGCCGGCCGCCGCGCCCGCGAGCGCGCCGTCCGCCGTCTCCTCGATGGTTTCGCGTCCGATGACCAACGCGCCGGCCGCCGCCGGATTGGCGACCGCGAAGCCGTAGTCGCCCGACATCACGGATTGGTTTTCAACCCCGCTTCGAGCGATCGCGGCGGGGTTTTCATTTGCGGACCGTCACGCGTGGCCGGTGATCAGCCACAAGATGATGATGATCGGAATCGGAATGCCGATCAGCCACAGCAGCAAGGAGCGCATGTAAATCCCCTGATAAACTCGGCGAGGTAATCCCCAACGTCCCCATGAGTTCCGCCTGCTCATTCGTGCGGCAGCGGCGGAACGGGTTCCTCGGCCGGACGTTGACGCGCTGCCACCAGCGGGGATCAGTATGTCCACCACCACCGTCGTCGACGAAGGCCCCGACCACACCACCATCGTCAGCGAGACCGCAGAGCCGCTTCGCTTTTCCTGGAGCGCGGCTTTCGCCGGCGCGTTCGTCGCCGCGGGCGTCACCTTTCTTCTCGTGACGCTCGGCTCCGGTGTCGGGCTCTCGCTCGTGACGGTGCGCCATGCGACGGCGGGCGGCACGACCACCTTTCTGACGCTGGGCGCTGTATATTTCCTTGCTGCGCAGGCCTTCGGTTTCGCCGCGGGTGGACACATCGTCGGCCGCCTGATCGGTCCGGCCGTCGAGACAAGCCGCGAAGAGGACTTCCGCGCCGGCACGCACGGCCTCGTCGCCTGGGCTATTGCCGTGGTCGCGACGGCAGCGGTCGTCGGACTGTCAGCACTGGTCGCCGGCACGGCGACCACGACCAGCGCCGTAAACGGCGCCCTGGCGACGGCCACGGCGAACGGCACGCGCGGCGACGCGGGCCAGCCCGCGGCCACGTCCTATTGGGTCGACAGGCTGTTCCGTCCCGCGACCGCGCAATCGGCGTCCTTGGCCGGACGGCAATATGCCCAGGCGGACACCGGCACGACGACGGATATGCCTCCCGCGGGCGAGCCGGTGCCGCTTTCGCCCAGCGACACGCAAATGACGCCCGACGCGACGCC from Rhizomicrobium sp. carries:
- a CDS encoding peroxiredoxin produces the protein MDLKPGDKAPKFRLAADAGGEISTASLKGKPFVLYFYPKDDTAGCTKEAIGFSESLKTFEKLGVSVIGVSKDTVASHDRFKAKYKLKTALASDPETQTAADYGVWVEKSMYGRKYMGMERATFLVDAKGVIRHIWRKVKVAGHVADVLAEAKKLA
- a CDS encoding peptidoglycan DD-metalloendopeptidase family protein translates to MKPHEPRRGIGPRLTSRSFFWGKSLIRRRHLSEMRPVGFGAKDASKGNEGMAGTLVERVWAWLHETFPERQVYIRSDGRVQFFTFGPTLQATLAGLSLIFLGWVAFATVNVIFKDRIIAAKDRRAQQMQLAYENRLSDLQLSYDELNGAVVGAEDRFTAVASELQTKQNTIMKFLDRRRQVDATIASLNGNGVRIGAATAPPADAGDNGAPSDSIEGMPPPPGAAPIDASGSSELSVMPQPPAPQPRTAKPTKASFLDFGGAVDHIKGLLFGSRPSSPTAPSSATFAQHPALRVLAEQTTRVAQIGLVETQLMARTQNEVAEGVARIQNVIRHTGINPDDYTRRLAAVEGVGGPEMPLSDVRVDGIADQAFTNAYLRASAVLDQMNSLLGAMRHIPLTTPVAGPQFERTSGFGARIDPFTGRYSFHPGVDFAGPWGSIIESTAPGTVVFAGDRGGYGNMVEIDHGFGIHTRYGHMSSILVHVGSKVAKGSPIGRLGSTGRSTGPHVHYEVWYDNVMRNPSTFIEAGRHVFE
- the tyrS gene encoding tyrosine--tRNA ligase, which gives rise to MPPAPAFRSDFLRTFVERGAYYDCSAPEDLDALFLKERVTAYIGFDCTAKSMHIGNLVQLMTLRRLQQAGHRPILLMGGGTTKAGDPSGKDETRLILTPEQIEENKQSMLSGVRHLLKFGDGPSDAIMVDNAEWLDKLEYIPFLREVGRHFSVNRMLTMDSVKLRLDREQPMSFLEFNYSIMQAYDYVELYKRFGCRLQSSGSDQWGNVVSGIDLGRRMENVQLFGLTTPLITTSSGAKMGKSVSGAVWLNKEMLSVYDYWQFWRNTEDGDVGRFLRIFTDMPLAEIARLEALQGAELNNAKKILATEATAVLHGRAAADAAAATARRTFEEGALAEGLPTVTAKLPEGILNLAVATGLAASNSEARKLIANNGLKLNDVAVSDPRLIVEPSALTADGVLKLSSGKKKHVLVRPI
- a CDS encoding polymer-forming cytoskeletal protein, with protein sequence MNVPPAKRAARSSAPSIISADLVVNGTLISTGDIQIDGRVEGDVRSAGLVIGDKAFIHGEILAEELTVRGRVQGSIRARKVLLCATSHVEGNILHEAFAVETGAFFEGNCRHADNPLADDAVNKKPTEFRSTPAAAPASAPSAVSSMVSRPMTNAPAAAGLATAKP
- a CDS encoding AsmA-like C-terminal domain-containing protein, whose amino-acid sequence is MTQDHPVGADRGAAVRATLAEAWNASFVGRYVKSHHISRTALIVSALGVAVLFFAVGAALRLLVGPISLGPLSGQISDALAHALPGITVKYDQAAVEWSRDQGRVNLVVLGARVFDSKGRIIAQAPQADIDLAAQPFLKGDVVVTRITLVGVQLTMVRNADGTLRLGVDHDDSQKDIISRITDAINKNSSSASSLESFAVRDARVAFLDETTGLFLVAPKADVRIANSGPDLVASIEADIEVSGRAAHIAGELRLPPSTGPVRGRIEVHHLDVAALGRNAKMFAFLSSVAMTADFSSDFAVSGSHLLNADFSLDGSGTASMVGVRGPVRVTSLHLSGRYDRSTARLSLADASLVSDRLRAHLVGGMDLIYDSSGAISRLGVDLTADKTALQIPGTFAQPVFVPLAQIKGSYVPATHDVLIDRLSTTGGALVLAASGRITLVDKQSPVMDLKGRIEPLAIRDMLHYWPLDIGGGARDWIAGNIFAGTLGPVVFETHLPAGALDLPVLPDGALLMTFPITNAELNYVQGLTHMTGVNANAKLTGNSFGADILRARIGPLLLSKGRAAIPDLSAPGSPGDISAHIDGSMTDILKLTDLKPLNYATRFGIDPDATEGKAAIDLTVHLPMRKDLSIDDIAIGIKAVSTGFGISLGKNTRLSDGAVTFDIDNTHLHAYGSAGLATSRLAIDWVEDFKSAGAVTTVVGIKGLLDQAGRDALGFHAVDYLKGPVGVAGTLTGKRGQLVAGDLALDLTPSTLSLDLLGISKPMGFPASAHALLAFGAGSMLRSANVTIAGPSLQAAMTAAFDDNGRLVSLNAPSIKSGAANDFAFGLARGLAGLDIAVHGRSLDGTQIARRGSGAAKDPASPAAKTTFDEPFHINAKLDRLALRSGVAIAPFALDVSGTAERPAAMTLSGRIGKTGTLNGSIAPSGNDRRLTLQTNDFGTLAHGLFGFASIKGGKLDLQATLHGPAAASPATATDPANDYEGTVRLKDFRLLNQPFLARLFSAGSLVGFGNLMQGGGIEVDDLKVPFTARNGVWGILNARATGPAIGVSAEGYIDRPKNEIALKGTLVPLFGINSALGVIPLLGDLLVSKPGEGIIGMVYSVEGNADEPQVSINPLSMVTPGFFRRIFEGDMPSAANAPSNAAPAPPQEKPPH